A portion of the Juglans microcarpa x Juglans regia isolate MS1-56 chromosome 1D, Jm3101_v1.0, whole genome shotgun sequence genome contains these proteins:
- the LOC121238752 gene encoding homeobox-leucine zipper protein ATHB-12, which yields MMLEHAEYAAAEPFPCMDSISTTMRKRNSKNKRRFSDEQIRSLETLFESESRLEPRKKMQLATELGLQPRQVAIWFQNKRARWKSKQLEREYNILRANYNNLVSMFEVLKKEKQALVVQLQKLNDLMQRPQEERQCCRQEPAANGIRGESDNGDTATCEYEMKPSLSTERSEHGLGVLTDEDASTKPEYFELEDEPTLLNMVEPTDSTLASPEDWGSLDSEGLFDQSNGNSQWWDFWS from the exons ATGATGTTAGAGCACGCTGAGTATGCAGCAGCAGAGCCCTTCCCCTGCATGGACTCCATCTCCACCACCATGAGAAAGAGGAAcagcaaaaataaaagaagattcAGTGATGAACAAATCAGATCATTGGAAACTCTGTTCGAGTCAGAGTCGAGGCTTGAACCAAGGAAGAAGATGCAGTTGGCAACAGAGCTTGGGTTGCAGCCACGGCAGGTTGCTATATGGTTTCAGAATAAGAGAGCTCGATGGAAGTCGAAGCAGCTCGAACGAGAATACAACATACTTCGAGCCAATTACAACAACCTGGTTTCCATGTTCGAAGttctgaagaaagaaaaacaggCCTTGGTTGTACAG CTGCAGAAGCTGAATGATCTGATGCAAAGGCCACAGGAGGAAAGGCAGTGTTGCAGGCAAGAACCAGCTGCAAACGGCATCCGAGGTGAATCGGACAATGGAGACACTGCTACATGTGAATATGAAATGAAGCCAAGCTTGTCAACGGAGAGATCAGAACATGGACTAGGTGTCTTGACAGATGAAGATGCCAGTACAAAGCCAGAGTACTTCGAACTGGAAGACGAACCCACACTTCTGAATATGGTGGAACCTACTGATAGCACCTTGGCATCACCTGAAGATTGGGGCAGTTTGGACTCTGAGGGTCTCTTCGACCAGTCTAACGGTAATTCTCAGTGGTGGGACTTCTGGTCTTGA